Part of the Chloroflexota bacterium genome is shown below.
ACCATATATGAAAATATATGAATATATGATATAATATGACGAATTCAAAAACCGCTCATGATCAGGTTATCCCCATGGTTCAGCAGCGGACTGACCACACAAGGAGGCGAAATGAATCCTAAAAAATCGTTAACCATCTTTCTCTCCACAACACCATATACCTTCGAGAACACCTACACAGCCACGAGGCTGGCTGAAGCAGCCCTGGACAAGGGTTATAAGGTGAACCTCTTCGCTTCGGCTGACGGCGTTCACAACTTTGTTGTGGACCAGCGACCCAAAGGACTGCCCGATGCTCAACAGGGCTTCGATCGTCTGATCAGCAAAGGACTTAAGGTAGACCTTTGTGGAACTTGTCTCCATTTTCGAGGCATTAAGCAGGGGCAACTGCTCGCCGATGCCGACCCTAGCTCCCTTAAAAATCTATGTAACCTTATTGAGACAAGCGATGTCCTTCTCAGTTTAGGCTTTTGAATCTCAAGCACTGGAGGTCAAAAATGGCAAAATCTTTCTGCGTGCTCCTCAGACGCAGCCCTTATGGCACTATCCACGCCGCCGAGGCCGTACGACACATCAATGGTGGGGTAACCTACGGATTGAAGACCACGGCCATCCTGATCGACGATGGCGTGTACGCCGCTAAGGCGGGACAACACAGCGAAGAAACCGGCTGGTTATCGCTCTCAGAAGCGCTGGCGCAGACTCTTAAGCTAAGCACGACGCTGCCAGATGGAACAGAGAATCGGGCCAGGATCTATGCCCATGGGCCCTCGCTGATGGCGAGGGGTCTCAGATCGGCTGACCTGGTTCCCGGAGTGCAGGTCATCGACGCTGAGGAGACAGGCCACCTGCTCGCCCAGGTTGAGGCTGTATTGATCTATTAATTATTTAAGGAGGATCAAAGTGGCATCAACGCTTTTACTTATCTCCAGCCCACCCAACACTCAAAATGCGCACACTGTTCTCCAGCTCGCTCATACGCTTCATAAACAGGGAGGCAAGATAGGCCTCTTCCTTCTGCAGGATGGCGTATATTGCGCCTTGGCCGAGCAAAACCTGGAGGCGAAAGGCATGTTAGAGCCGTCCAT
Proteins encoded:
- a CDS encoding DsrE family protein; its protein translation is MNPKKSLTIFLSTTPYTFENTYTATRLAEAALDKGYKVNLFASADGVHNFVVDQRPKGLPDAQQGFDRLISKGLKVDLCGTCLHFRGIKQGQLLADADPSSLKNLCNLIETSDVLLSLGF
- a CDS encoding DsrE family protein gives rise to the protein MAKSFCVLLRRSPYGTIHAAEAVRHINGGVTYGLKTTAILIDDGVYAAKAGQHSEETGWLSLSEALAQTLKLSTTLPDGTENRARIYAHGPSLMARGLRSADLVPGVQVIDAEETGHLLAQVEAVLIY
- a CDS encoding DsrE family protein, with translation MASTLLLISSPPNTQNAHTVLQLAHTLHKQGGKIGLFLLQDGVYCALAEQNLEAKGMLEPSISDGITCFYLQEDLEMRGYKREDALSQTLPADYAQLVDFIMQDYDHVMGAF